From one Trifolium pratense cultivar HEN17-A07 linkage group LG1, ARS_RC_1.1, whole genome shotgun sequence genomic stretch:
- the LOC123903268 gene encoding B3 domain-containing protein At2g36080-like — protein MDLPETSLWWTQQQQQQQHQQQQTMILLEPIQNTSWSLHHHQPTWYNSQIHENMTPHFNHVNMEDEEIPNNNNSTTMTGEIKSEDEKEPMFEKPLTPSDVGKLNRLVIPKQYAEKYFPLGGVSDSAECKGLLLSFEDESGKCWRFRYSYWNSSQSYVLTKGWSRYVKDKRLDAGDVVLFERHRFDSQRLFINWRRRRLSGEEQSAAYVSRAVVGGNGGGNSKNEVVSGVGVGWSRGFYSAHVPYPAHHQVLPYQHDHCLHAGRGSQSQNQRTKPLGNSSSSSSSSRVLRLFGVNMECQPEHDSSTPQCSYDSNNMPLTQSTLDNNSPNLYQPNSSHNSNHHMLRHQPYYY, from the exons ATGGATCTTCCAGAGACATCACTATGGTGGactcaacaacagcaacaacaacaacatcaacaacaacaaactatGATATTACTTGAACCAATTCAAAACACTTCTTGGTCTCTCCATCACCACCAACCCACATGGTACAATTCACAAATCCATGAAAACATGACTCCCCATTTCAACCATGTTAACatggaagatgaagaaatacctaacaacaacaacagcactACCATGACCGGTGAAATAAAATCAGAAGACGAAAAAGAACCAATGTTCGAAAAACCACTAACACCTTCAGATGTAGGTAAACTTAACCGTCTTGTTATCCCAAAACAATATGCCGAAAAATACTTTCCACTCGGCGGAGTCAGTGACTCTGCCGAGTGCAAAGGGTTGTTACTGAGCTTCGAAGACGAATCAGGAAAGTGTTGGCGATTTCGTTACTCTTATTGGAATAGTAGTCAAAGCTATGTTTTGACTAAAGGTTGGAGTAGATATGTTAAAGATAAACGTCTTGATGCTGGTGACGTTGTTTTGTTTGAACGACATCGTTTTGATAGTCAGAGACTTTTTATTAactggaggaggaggaggttgAGTGGGGAGGAACAGTCGGCGGCGTATGTTAGTAGAGCGGTGGTGGGAGGAAATGGGGGTGGGAATAGTAAAAATGAGGTTGTTAGTGGTGTTGGTGTTGGGTGGTCCAGAGGTTTCTATTCTGCGCATGTTCCTTATCCTGCGCATCATCAGGTTTTGCCGTATCAACATGATCACTGTCTTCATGCAG GTAGAGGGTCCCAAAGTCAGAACCAAAGGACAAAACCACTAGGAAATAGTTCAAGTTCAAGTTCTAGTTCAAGGGTACTTAGGTTATTTGGTGTTAACATGGAATGCCAACCAGAACATGATTCTTCCACACCTCAATGTTCTTATGATAGTAATAATATGCCATTAACACAAAGTACTCTAGATAATAATAGCCCTAATCTCTACCAACCTAATTCTTCTCATAATTCAAATCATCACATGCTACGTCACCAACCATATTACTACTAG